A DNA window from Drosophila pseudoobscura strain MV-25-SWS-2005 chromosome 2, UCI_Dpse_MV25, whole genome shotgun sequence contains the following coding sequences:
- the PH4alphaNE3 gene encoding prolyl 4-hydroxylase subunit alpha-2: MLPLASMQVFLQALLMLASAAVQSQSQSKTKGETSYNPPKEFVTSMADRMELLLLDRQLISNLVQYAEELQKKVDVLRRFAKAMRIPLKGAKGREEEYLSNPLHSFPLIRHMHEDWRHLEKFMRQPVGQDQINFLKNKATKFPSVAETEDATEAIYRIIRTYDVGPGDLVHGIIEGVHYNSSISVIDCFSLGKLLFHWGEYGRAAQFLAYSLDLVRPEHYSVLHVLGLTSSEVFMLLARCFVELDQEADARTTLMGHPDLAEHSKRLLNFYTSTRHVPVSEEMKPILDEEFNQICRSSHQNKPSRLHCRYNATTTPFLRLAPLRMEELSLDPYIVVYHNVLSDAEIAKVERVAEPLLKSIGVGEMDNSKKSKVRTALGAWIPDKNMHISGWPVIQRIVRRIHDMTGLIIKHGQVVQLIKYGYGGHYDTHFDYLNDSLPITQALGDRMATVLFYLNDVKHGGSTVFPVLQLKVPSERGKVLVWYNMHGETHDLDSRTLHGSCPVIDGAKTVLSCWIHEWDQMFIQPTYHPGNRSFIT, encoded by the exons ATGCTACCACTCGCATCTATGCAAGTGTTCCTCCAGGCTCTCCTGATGCTCGCGAGTGCTGCTgttcagagtcagagtcagagtaaGACAAAAGGGGAAACGAGCTACAATCCACCCAAGGAGTTTGTGACCTCAATGGCAGACCGAATggagctgctcctgctggatAGGCAGCTCATCTCAAACCTCGTGCAATATGCTGAAGAGTTGCAGAAAAAAGTCGACGTTCTGCGGAG ATTTGCGAAGGCGATGCGCATACCCCTTAAGGGAGCGAAGGGCAGGGAGGAGGAGTACCTATCGAATCCGCTGCACAGTTTCCCACTCATCCGACACATGCACGAGGACTGGCGCCATTTAGAGAAGTTCATGCGGCAGCCTGTGGGGCAGG ATCAGATTAATTTCCTTAAAAACAAGGCAACGAAATTTCCTTCAGTAGCAGAGACCGAGGATGCCACGGAGGCTATTTATCGGATTATTCGTACCTATGATGTGGGGCCAGGGGATCTCGTCCACGGGATAATCGAAGGTGTGCACTACAA CAGTAGCATTTCAGTCATCGATTGCTTCTCTCTTGGGAAACTGCTTTTCCATTGGGGGGAGTACGGAAGAGCTGCACAATTTCTGGCCTACTCCTTGGATCTGGTGAGACCAGAGCATTATTCGGTCCTCCATGTGCTGGGATTGACCTCAAGTGAGGTCTTCATGCTACTGGCCCGCTGTTTCGTGGAGCTGG ACCAGGAAGCGGACGCTCGAACGACACTTATGGGACACCCTGATCTGGCGGAGCACTCGAAGCGTCTGCTCAACTTCTACACTAGCACGAGACACGTCCCAGTTTCGGAGGAAATGAAGCCCATTCTGGACGAGGAATTCAATCAGATCTGCCGCTCCTCGCACCAAAATAAACCCTCGCGCCTTCACTGTCGCTACAATGCCACAACCACACCCTTCCTGCGATTGGCCCCGCTACGGATGGAGGAGCTGTCGCTGGATCCATATATCGTCGTCTACCATAATGTCCTCTCCGACGCGGAAATAGCCAAAGTGGAGCGCGTTGCAGAGCCGCTTCTGAAAAGCATTGGCGTGGGGGAGATGGACAACAGTAAAAAGAGCAAGGTGCGCACCGCCCTGGGAGCTTGGATCCCcgacaaaaatatgcataTCTCCGGCTGGCCGGTGATACAACGTATCGTCAGACGCATACACGACATGACCGGACTGATTATAAAGCACGGCCAGGTCGTGCAGCTGATAAAATACGGCTACGGAGGCCACTACGACACCCATTTCGACTACCTTAATGACTCCCTTCCGATCACCCAGGCCTTAGGTGACCGCATGGCCACTGTCCTTTTCTAC CTTAACGATGTAAAACACGGCGGCTCAACTGTCTTTCCGGTACTACAACTGAAGGTCCCCTCGGAGCGAGGCAAGGTCCTCGTCTGGTACAACATGCACGGGGAGACGCACGATCTGGACAGTCGAACCCTTCATGGTTCTTGCCCCGTCATCGATGGCGCCAAAACGG TCCTGTCCTGCTGGATACACGAGTGGGATCAAATGTTTATCCAGCCCACCTATCATCCAGGGAATAGATCGTTTATCACGTAG
- the LOC4800287 gene encoding cytosolic carboxypeptidase 6 isoform X2, translating into MLGIACDPLEHTSMYERGSEDSEDSDGEGGLGNVSRVIIRPPGQSGKAKRGHLCFDAAFETGNLGKAELVGEFEYDLFLRPDTCNPRFRFWFNFTVDNVKQDQRVLFNIVNLSKSRNLFASGLTPLVKSSSRPKWQRMSKRQVFFYRSAMHQGHYVLSFAFIFEKEEDVYQFALAWPYSYSRLQSYLNVIDARQGTDKRFTRCVLIKSLQNRNVDLLTIDQVTHKQRSTNRLDRSFIRVIVIVCRTHSSEAPASHVCQGLIEFLVGNHPIAAVLRENFVFKIVPMANPDGVFLGNNRCNLMGQDMNRNWHLASEFTQPELHAIRGMLKELDNSDTYQIDFVIDLHANSSMHGCFVYGNTYEDVYRYERHLVFPRLFASNAPDYVAEHTMFNADDRKAGSLRRFSCERLSDTVNAYTLEVSMAGHFLRDGKTVALYNEDGYYRVGRNLARTLLQYYRFINILPVPLVPEVRGKRRGRLRNQHSRSRSKTRYEVKPRPKTPRCHAPISYNNLSICYDSGGGGGGSSDEGGFSPVRPLAPGSSSFSGCRNYRRAATATCPAAHDQYSSFSLGALKTGSDHGGAVGQGKRSARVTIEVPLPVNVPPKPYLSIIDLNQLTRGSLKLKSNSFDAADRR; encoded by the exons ATGCTGGGCATTGCCTGTGATCCGCTTGAGCACACGAGCATGTACGAGCGTGGCTCGGAGG ACAGCGAGGACAGCGATGGAGAGGGCGGCCTGGGCAATGTGTCCCGCGTGATTATCCGTCCGCCGGGGCAGAGCGGCAAGGCGAAGCGGGGCCACCTGTGCTTCGATGCGGCCTTCGAGACGGGGAATCTGGGCAAGGCCGAGCTGGTGGGGGAGTTCGAGTACGATCTGTTCCTGCGGCCGGACACGTGCAATCCGCGCTTCCGCTTCTGGTTCAACTTCACGGTGGACAACGTCAAGCAGGACCAGCGGGTGCTCTTCAACATCGTGAACCTCAGCAAGAGCCGCAATCTGTTCGCCTCCGGCCTCACGCCACTCGTCAAGAGCTCCAGTCGGCCCAAGTGGCAGCGGATGTCCAAGCGGCAGGTGTTCTTCTACCGGTCGGCCATGCACCAGGGCCACTACGTCCTCAGCTTTGCCTTCATCTtcgagaaggaggaggacgTCTACCAGTTCGCTCTGGCCTGGCCCTACAGCTACTCCCGCCTCCAGTCCTATTTGAATGTGATCGATGCACGGCAGGGCACAGACAAGCGCTTCACGCGATGCGTCCTCATCAAGTCGCTG CAAAACAGAAATGTGGATCTGCTGACCATCGATCAGGTGACGCATAAGCAGCGCTCCACTAATCGCTTGGATCGCAGCTTCATTCGTGTCATCGTGATCGTCTGTCGAACGCACTCCAGCGAGGCCCCCGCCTCCCACGTCTGCCAGGGCCTCATCGAGTTCCTCGTGGGCAACCATCCGATAGCGGCGGTCCTGCGCGAGAACTTTGTGTTCAAGATCGTGCCGATGGCCAATCCGGATGGCGTGTTCCTGGGCAACAACCGCTGCAATCTGATGGGCCAGGACATGAACCGCAACTGGCATCTGGCCTCGGAGTTCACGCAGCCGGAGCTGCACGCCATCAGGGGGATGCTGAAGGAGCTGGATAATTCGGAT ACATATCAGATTGATTTCGTGATCGATCTGCATGCCAACAGCAGCATGCACGGCTGCTTCGTGTACGGGAACACGTACGAGGATGTCTACCGCTACGAGCGACACCTGGTCTTCCCGCGACTCTTCGCCAGCAATGCCCCCGACTATGTGGCCGAGCACACGATGTTCAATGCCGACGACCGAAAGGCGGGCAGCCTCAGGAGATTCAGCTGCGAGCGCCTCAGCGACACGGTAAACGCCTACACCCTGGAGGTGTCCATGGCGGGTCATTTTCTGCGCGACGGCAAGACGGTGGCCCTCTACAACGAGGATGGAT ACTACCGCGTGGGTAGGAATCTTGCCCGCACCCTGCTCCAGTACTACCGCTTTATCAACATCCTGCCCGTGCCCCTCGTGCCGGAGGTGCGGGGCAAACGAAGGGGCCGCCTGCGCAACCAGCACTCCCGCTCACGTTCCAAGACGCGCTACGAGGTCAAGCCCCGACCCAAGACCCCGCGCTGTCACGCCCCCATATCGTACAACAATCTGAGCATCTGCTACGATTccggaggaggtggaggaggatcCTCCGATGAAGGAGGCTTCTCCCCCGTCCGACCACTGGCACCCGgaagcagcagcttcagcggCTGCCGCAACTACCGGAGGGCGGCTACTGCCACTTGCCCTGCGGCCCACGATCAGTATTCCTCTTTTTCCTTGGGTGCACTCAAAACAGGAAGTGATCATGGAGGAGCCGTTGGCCAGGGCAAGAGATCGGCGAGGGTGACCATCGAGGTGCCGCTGCCCGTGAACGTACCCCCCAAGCCCTACCTCTCCATCATTGACCTCAATCAGCTGACGAGGGGTAGCCTGAAGCTCAAATCGAACAGTTTCGATGCAGCCGACAGGCgatag
- the LOC6896705 gene encoding prolyl 4-hydroxylase subunit alpha-1-like, whose product MLLVLLFYICACSADEEADYSLAVDSLGELIPLERYYYGNLSAFADKMEAKLITIRRALSKMRPVLEAAEDKQERFVGNPLHAYSLLRHLHHDWPNWLDFVEEPVGAEEIKHFRSLELLLPSRADIADAAFGLEQIRDMYGQTERDMAIGLLDGQQHNVQLTAMDCWSLGKHYFHLKSFVQASVWLGLAADRYNVSEEDIYAVQGFHRVELWQLQAGSLMRQSRNDDALAVINGALEKLPFDMRLLSLRSRLENRWLVRPRLDYEEDSLPAVTDVQRGCRGEYPWKSTLHCRFSWRPSFYARLKVEEVLLDPYIVLYHDVVSGKEMELLKDYGRTNLTHDPLRSGLSAKHCALPESLPLVQSLHQRLWDMTGLSLNGSESWLITNYGIGGFLGLHKDYFDEIEEELQGDNRLFTIQIFLSNVSQGGYTVFPNLEVAVKPQAGTALVFYNLLDSLVGDTRTRHFGCPVIDGDKWIATKFLSAKEQTLRRRGQ is encoded by the exons ATGTTGCTGGTGCTATTGTTTTATATCTGCGCATGTTCTGCCGATGAGGAAGCTGACTATAGTTTGGCTGTGGATTCCCTGGGGGAGCTGATACCGTTGGAACGCTACTATTACGGCAATTTGAGTGCATTTGCGGACAAAATGGAGGCAAAATTGATCACGATTCGAcg GGCACTTTCCAAGATGCGCCCTGTCCTGGAGGCGGCCGAGGACAAGCAAGAGCGCTTTGTGGGAAATCCTCTGCACGCGTACTCCCTTCTGAGACACCTGCACCACGACTGGCCCAATTGGTTGGATTTTGTAGAGGAACCTGTTGGTGCAGAGGAGATTAAGCACTTCCGCTCTCTGGAACTGCTGCTCCCTAGCCGGGCGGACATAGCCGATGCTGCTTTTGGATTGGAGCAGATCCGGGATATGTATGGGCAGACTGAGCGGGATATGGCCATCGGACTGCTCGATGGACAGCAGCATAA CGTCCAACTCACTGCCATGGATTGCTGGAGCCTGGGCAAACATTACTTCCACCTGAAGAGCTTTGTGCAGGCGAGTGTTTGGCTGGGATTGGCCGCGGATCGGTACAATGTCAGTGAGGAGGATATATATGCCGTCCAGGGCTTCCATCGCGTTGAGTTGTGGCAGCTGCAGGCGGGATCTCTGATGCGACAGA GTCGCAACGATGATGCCTTGGCTGTCATTAACGGTGCCTTGGAAAAGCTGCCTTTTGACATGCGTCTGCTGAGCCTGCGTTCGAGGCTGGAAAATCGCTGGCTAGTGAGGCCCCGCCTGGACTACGAAGAGGATTCTCTGCCAGCAGTCACCGATGTGCAGCGAGGATGTCGCGGCGAGTACCCATGGAAGTCGACGCTCCACTGTCGGTTCAGTTGGAGACCATCCTTCTATGCCCGACTTAAGGTTGAAGAGGTCCTGCTGGATCCCTACATTGTGCTCTACCACGACGTGGTGTCCGGTAAGGAGATGGAGCTGCTTAAGGACTACGGAAGGACGAATCTAACACATGATCCCCTGAGAAGCGGGCTTTCGGCTAAGCACTGCGCTCTCCCCGAATCCCTTCCGCTGGTGCAGAGCCTCCACCAGCGACTTTGGGACATGACTGGATTGAGTTTAAACGGATCCGAGAGTTGGCTTATTACCAACTACGGGATTGGGGGCTTCCTTGGCCTCCACAAGGACTACTTCGATGAG ATCGAAGAGGAATTGCAAGGCGACAATCGCCTGTTCACCATCCAGATATTT CTGAGCAACGTCTCGCAGGGCGGCTACACAGTGTTCCCCAATCTGGAAGTGGCCGTGAAGCCCCAAGCAGGCACTGCTTTAGTCTTCTACAATCTGCTGGACTCGTTGGTGGGGGATACACGCACTAGACACTTTGGCTGCCCCGTCATTGATGGCGACAAGTGGATAGCCACGAAGTTCCTCTCTGCGAAGGAGCAGACCCTCAGGAGGAGGGGGCAATGA
- the LOC117184456 gene encoding prolyl 4-hydroxylase subunit alpha-2-like encodes MLPLLVLLILTSAAGQNQSQTSTETSSNPPKEFMTSMPDRMELLLLDRELISNLVQYAEELQEKVDVLQRCAKAMQIPLENSKGREEEYLSNPLHSFQLIRHMHEDWRHLEKFMRQPVGQDQINFLKNKATKFPSIEETEEATEAIYRIILTYNVEPADLVKG; translated from the exons ATGCTGCCACTCCTGGTCCTCCTAATCCTCACGAGTGCTGCTGGTCAAAATCAGAGTCAGACGAGCACGGAAACGAGCTCCAATCCACCCAAGGAGTTTATGACCTCAATGCCTGATCgaatggagctgctgctgctggacagGGAGCTGATCTCAAACCTCGTGCAATATGCTGAAGAGTTGCAGGAAAAAGTCGACGTGCTGCAGAG ATGTGCAAAGGCGATGCAAATACCTCTGGAGAATTCCAAGGGCAGGGAGGAGGAGTACCTTTCGAATCCGCTGCACAGTTTCCAACTCATCCGACACATGCACGAGGACTGGCGCCATTTAGAGAAGTTCATGCGGCAGCCTGTGGGGCAGG ATCAGATTAATTTCCTTAAAAACAAGGCAACGAAATTTCCTTCAATAGAAGAGACTGAGGAAGCCACGGAGGCTATTTATCGGATTATCCTCACCTATAATGTGGAGCCAGCGGATCTCGTAAAGGGCTAA
- the LOC4800288 gene encoding prolyl 4-hydroxylase subunit alpha-2 — translation MAALRYTLLLLCLACPFLEAVLDEKRFQGMLTLERELIQNLRDYALELTGKISLINGALREYNEEIEEANEDPEVYLSNPLNAFRLIRHMHQDWVSWQVYMEEQVGPDQVAKLERILPQLPQRQDFQAAAQTVQSLAEFYAYEPSFLVAQKEFYSNLYLSPLDCYHMGLEIYKKENYHEAIKWFTVAAENYTASPYSDLYSVLGTSRSEAYRMQARTYDKLNREEVFLAYQNAVILDEYNVHLLQESGVQELRSLREPEPMKPIEAPVTTPSPLQRQCQESFDAHFAVCAYNSILSPFLWLAPLRYEEVLSSPYIVIYRDAFYETEVAHIRDALKRCPLEAMIHMDGGIEGCSIPDEYSPVMKRLEQRVQDMTGYFKPADNFHVLEYAQQEPFRLFQLFKDSSKFSDLDFNEIEGTAIFFLNDVEVGGAITIPHYPMSVHPRQGDVLITFHEGDFEHTVCPNVVGSGLVLLKFLYVDPED, via the exons ATGGCTGCGCTACGGTACACGTTGTTGCTCTTGTGCCTGGCTTGCCCCTTTCTCGAGGCGGTTCTTGACGAGAAACGCTTCCAGGGAATGCTAACTCTAGAGCGGGAACTGATTCAGAATCTGCGAGACTATGCCCTGGAGCTGACGGGGAAGATCAGCCTCATCAATGG CGCTCTGAGGGAGTACAACGAAGAGATCGAAGAGGCCAACGAGGATCCGGAGGTGTATCTGTCGAATCCGCTGAATGCCTTCCGGCTGATACGGCACATGCACCAGGATTGGGTCAGCTGGCAAGTATACATGGAGGAGCAAGTAGGGCCTGACCAGGTGGCGAAGCTGGAACGCATCCTGCCGCAGCTGCCCCAGCGGCAGGACTTCCAGGCGGCGGCCCAAACAGTGCAGAGCCTGGCCGAGTTTTACGCATACGAACCTTCCTTCCTGGTGGCCCAAAAGGAGTTCTACAG CAACCTTTATCTTTCCCCTTTGGACTGCTACCACATGGGTTTGGAGATATACAAGAAGGAGAACTACCATGAGGCCATCAAATGGTTCACCGTAGCAGCCGAGAACTACACCGCGTCGCCGTACAGCGATCTCTACAGCGTGCTGGGTACGTCTCGCTCTGAGGCGTATCGAATGCAGGCCAGGACCTACGACAAACTCA ACCGAGAGGAGGTGTTCCTGGCCTACCAGAATGCCGTAATACTTGATGAATACAACGTGCACCTGCTGCAGGAGTCCGGTGTCCAAGAGCTGCGCAGCCTGCGCGAGCCCGAGCCCATGAAACCCATCGAGGCGCCCGTGACTACACCCAGTCCCCTGCAGCGCCAGTGTCAGGAAAGCTTCGACGCGCACTTCGCCGTTTGTGCGTACAATTCGATATTGTCGCCCTTCCTGTGGCTGGCCCCGCTACGCTACGAGGAGGTGCTCTCCTCTCCCTACATTGTAATCTACAGGGATGCCTTTTACGAGACAGAGGTCGCACATATCCGAGACGCCCTCAAGCGGTGTCCACTGGAAGCCATGATCCATATGGATGGCGGTATAGAAGGCTGTTCTATCCCGGATGAATACAGTCCGGTGATGAAGCGCCTGGAGCAGCGGGTGCAGGACATGACGGGTTACTTCAAGCCCGCAGATAACTTCCATGTGCTAGAGTACGCCCAGCAAGAGCCCTTCCGTCTGTTCCAGCTGTTCAAGGACTCCTCCAAA TTTTCCGACCTGGACTTTAACGAAATCGAGGGAACTGCTATCTTCTTT CTGAATGATGTAGAGGTTGGCGGAGCTATCACTATACCACACTATCCAATGTCAGTGCATCCGCGGCAGGGCGACGTCTTGATCACATTCCACGAAggcgactttgagcacacCGTCTGCCCCAATGTGGTGGGCAGTGGATTGG TCTTGTTAAAGTTTCTGTACGTGGACCCGGAAGACTGA
- the LOC4800287 gene encoding cytosolic carboxypeptidase 6 isoform X1 yields MGDSDSEDSDGEGGLGNVSRVIIRPPGQSGKAKRGHLCFDAAFETGNLGKAELVGEFEYDLFLRPDTCNPRFRFWFNFTVDNVKQDQRVLFNIVNLSKSRNLFASGLTPLVKSSSRPKWQRMSKRQVFFYRSAMHQGHYVLSFAFIFEKEEDVYQFALAWPYSYSRLQSYLNVIDARQGTDKRFTRCVLIKSLQNRNVDLLTIDQVTHKQRSTNRLDRSFIRVIVIVCRTHSSEAPASHVCQGLIEFLVGNHPIAAVLRENFVFKIVPMANPDGVFLGNNRCNLMGQDMNRNWHLASEFTQPELHAIRGMLKELDNSDTYQIDFVIDLHANSSMHGCFVYGNTYEDVYRYERHLVFPRLFASNAPDYVAEHTMFNADDRKAGSLRRFSCERLSDTVNAYTLEVSMAGHFLRDGKTVALYNEDGYYRVGRNLARTLLQYYRFINILPVPLVPEVRGKRRGRLRNQHSRSRSKTRYEVKPRPKTPRCHAPISYNNLSICYDSGGGGGGSSDEGGFSPVRPLAPGSSSFSGCRNYRRAATATCPAAHDQYSSFSLGALKTGSDHGGAVGQGKRSARVTIEVPLPVNVPPKPYLSIIDLNQLTRGSLKLKSNSFDAADRR; encoded by the exons ATGGGCGATTCAG ACAGCGAGGACAGCGATGGAGAGGGCGGCCTGGGCAATGTGTCCCGCGTGATTATCCGTCCGCCGGGGCAGAGCGGCAAGGCGAAGCGGGGCCACCTGTGCTTCGATGCGGCCTTCGAGACGGGGAATCTGGGCAAGGCCGAGCTGGTGGGGGAGTTCGAGTACGATCTGTTCCTGCGGCCGGACACGTGCAATCCGCGCTTCCGCTTCTGGTTCAACTTCACGGTGGACAACGTCAAGCAGGACCAGCGGGTGCTCTTCAACATCGTGAACCTCAGCAAGAGCCGCAATCTGTTCGCCTCCGGCCTCACGCCACTCGTCAAGAGCTCCAGTCGGCCCAAGTGGCAGCGGATGTCCAAGCGGCAGGTGTTCTTCTACCGGTCGGCCATGCACCAGGGCCACTACGTCCTCAGCTTTGCCTTCATCTtcgagaaggaggaggacgTCTACCAGTTCGCTCTGGCCTGGCCCTACAGCTACTCCCGCCTCCAGTCCTATTTGAATGTGATCGATGCACGGCAGGGCACAGACAAGCGCTTCACGCGATGCGTCCTCATCAAGTCGCTG CAAAACAGAAATGTGGATCTGCTGACCATCGATCAGGTGACGCATAAGCAGCGCTCCACTAATCGCTTGGATCGCAGCTTCATTCGTGTCATCGTGATCGTCTGTCGAACGCACTCCAGCGAGGCCCCCGCCTCCCACGTCTGCCAGGGCCTCATCGAGTTCCTCGTGGGCAACCATCCGATAGCGGCGGTCCTGCGCGAGAACTTTGTGTTCAAGATCGTGCCGATGGCCAATCCGGATGGCGTGTTCCTGGGCAACAACCGCTGCAATCTGATGGGCCAGGACATGAACCGCAACTGGCATCTGGCCTCGGAGTTCACGCAGCCGGAGCTGCACGCCATCAGGGGGATGCTGAAGGAGCTGGATAATTCGGAT ACATATCAGATTGATTTCGTGATCGATCTGCATGCCAACAGCAGCATGCACGGCTGCTTCGTGTACGGGAACACGTACGAGGATGTCTACCGCTACGAGCGACACCTGGTCTTCCCGCGACTCTTCGCCAGCAATGCCCCCGACTATGTGGCCGAGCACACGATGTTCAATGCCGACGACCGAAAGGCGGGCAGCCTCAGGAGATTCAGCTGCGAGCGCCTCAGCGACACGGTAAACGCCTACACCCTGGAGGTGTCCATGGCGGGTCATTTTCTGCGCGACGGCAAGACGGTGGCCCTCTACAACGAGGATGGAT ACTACCGCGTGGGTAGGAATCTTGCCCGCACCCTGCTCCAGTACTACCGCTTTATCAACATCCTGCCCGTGCCCCTCGTGCCGGAGGTGCGGGGCAAACGAAGGGGCCGCCTGCGCAACCAGCACTCCCGCTCACGTTCCAAGACGCGCTACGAGGTCAAGCCCCGACCCAAGACCCCGCGCTGTCACGCCCCCATATCGTACAACAATCTGAGCATCTGCTACGATTccggaggaggtggaggaggatcCTCCGATGAAGGAGGCTTCTCCCCCGTCCGACCACTGGCACCCGgaagcagcagcttcagcggCTGCCGCAACTACCGGAGGGCGGCTACTGCCACTTGCCCTGCGGCCCACGATCAGTATTCCTCTTTTTCCTTGGGTGCACTCAAAACAGGAAGTGATCATGGAGGAGCCGTTGGCCAGGGCAAGAGATCGGCGAGGGTGACCATCGAGGTGCCGCTGCCCGTGAACGTACCCCCCAAGCCCTACCTCTCCATCATTGACCTCAATCAGCTGACGAGGGGTAGCCTGAAGCTCAAATCGAACAGTTTCGATGCAGCCGACAGGCgatag
- the LOC4800287 gene encoding cytosolic carboxypeptidase 6 isoform X3 codes for MLGIACDPLEHTSMYERGSEDSEDSDGEGGLGNVSRVIIRPPGQSGKAKRGHLCFDAAFETGNLGKAELVGEFEYDLFLRPDTCNPRFRFWFNFTVDNVKQDQRVLFNIVNLSKSRNLFASGLTPLVKSSSRPKWQRMSKRQVFFYRSAMHQGHYVLSFAFIFEKEEDVYQFALAWPYSYSRLQSYLNVIDARQGTDKRFTRCVLIKSLQNRNVDLLTIDQVTHKQRSTNRLDRSFIRVIVIVCRTHSSEAPASHVCQGLIEFLVGNHPIAAVLRENFVFKIVPMANPDGVFLGNNRCNLMGQDMNRNWHLASEFTQPELHAIRGMLKELDNSDVSAGLWTHLLLPLQTYQIDFVIDLHANSSMHGCFVYGNTYEDVYRYERHLVFPRLFASNAPDYVAEHTMFNADDRKAGSLRRFSCERLSDTVNAYTLEVSMAGHFLRDGKTVALYNEDGYYRVGRNLARTLLQYYRFINILPVPLVPEVRGKRRGRLRNQHSRSRSKTRYEVKPRPKTPRCHAPISYNNLSICYDSGGGGGGSSDEGGFSPVRPLAPGSSSFSGCRNYRRAATATCPAAHDQYSSFSLGALKTGSDHGGAVGQGKRSARVTIEVPLPVNVPPKPYLSIIDLNQLTRGSLKLKSNSFDAADRR; via the exons ATGCTGGGCATTGCCTGTGATCCGCTTGAGCACACGAGCATGTACGAGCGTGGCTCGGAGG ACAGCGAGGACAGCGATGGAGAGGGCGGCCTGGGCAATGTGTCCCGCGTGATTATCCGTCCGCCGGGGCAGAGCGGCAAGGCGAAGCGGGGCCACCTGTGCTTCGATGCGGCCTTCGAGACGGGGAATCTGGGCAAGGCCGAGCTGGTGGGGGAGTTCGAGTACGATCTGTTCCTGCGGCCGGACACGTGCAATCCGCGCTTCCGCTTCTGGTTCAACTTCACGGTGGACAACGTCAAGCAGGACCAGCGGGTGCTCTTCAACATCGTGAACCTCAGCAAGAGCCGCAATCTGTTCGCCTCCGGCCTCACGCCACTCGTCAAGAGCTCCAGTCGGCCCAAGTGGCAGCGGATGTCCAAGCGGCAGGTGTTCTTCTACCGGTCGGCCATGCACCAGGGCCACTACGTCCTCAGCTTTGCCTTCATCTtcgagaaggaggaggacgTCTACCAGTTCGCTCTGGCCTGGCCCTACAGCTACTCCCGCCTCCAGTCCTATTTGAATGTGATCGATGCACGGCAGGGCACAGACAAGCGCTTCACGCGATGCGTCCTCATCAAGTCGCTG CAAAACAGAAATGTGGATCTGCTGACCATCGATCAGGTGACGCATAAGCAGCGCTCCACTAATCGCTTGGATCGCAGCTTCATTCGTGTCATCGTGATCGTCTGTCGAACGCACTCCAGCGAGGCCCCCGCCTCCCACGTCTGCCAGGGCCTCATCGAGTTCCTCGTGGGCAACCATCCGATAGCGGCGGTCCTGCGCGAGAACTTTGTGTTCAAGATCGTGCCGATGGCCAATCCGGATGGCGTGTTCCTGGGCAACAACCGCTGCAATCTGATGGGCCAGGACATGAACCGCAACTGGCATCTGGCCTCGGAGTTCACGCAGCCGGAGCTGCACGCCATCAGGGGGATGCTGAAGGAGCTGGATAATTCGGATGTGAGTGCGGGTTT ATGGACTCACCTGCTCCTCCCTTTGCAGACATATCAGATTGATTTCGTGATCGATCTGCATGCCAACAGCAGCATGCACGGCTGCTTCGTGTACGGGAACACGTACGAGGATGTCTACCGCTACGAGCGACACCTGGTCTTCCCGCGACTCTTCGCCAGCAATGCCCCCGACTATGTGGCCGAGCACACGATGTTCAATGCCGACGACCGAAAGGCGGGCAGCCTCAGGAGATTCAGCTGCGAGCGCCTCAGCGACACGGTAAACGCCTACACCCTGGAGGTGTCCATGGCGGGTCATTTTCTGCGCGACGGCAAGACGGTGGCCCTCTACAACGAGGATGGAT ACTACCGCGTGGGTAGGAATCTTGCCCGCACCCTGCTCCAGTACTACCGCTTTATCAACATCCTGCCCGTGCCCCTCGTGCCGGAGGTGCGGGGCAAACGAAGGGGCCGCCTGCGCAACCAGCACTCCCGCTCACGTTCCAAGACGCGCTACGAGGTCAAGCCCCGACCCAAGACCCCGCGCTGTCACGCCCCCATATCGTACAACAATCTGAGCATCTGCTACGATTccggaggaggtggaggaggatcCTCCGATGAAGGAGGCTTCTCCCCCGTCCGACCACTGGCACCCGgaagcagcagcttcagcggCTGCCGCAACTACCGGAGGGCGGCTACTGCCACTTGCCCTGCGGCCCACGATCAGTATTCCTCTTTTTCCTTGGGTGCACTCAAAACAGGAAGTGATCATGGAGGAGCCGTTGGCCAGGGCAAGAGATCGGCGAGGGTGACCATCGAGGTGCCGCTGCCCGTGAACGTACCCCCCAAGCCCTACCTCTCCATCATTGACCTCAATCAGCTGACGAGGGGTAGCCTGAAGCTCAAATCGAACAGTTTCGATGCAGCCGACAGGCgatag